The following proteins come from a genomic window of Nostoc sp. TCL26-01:
- a CDS encoding DUF2301 domain-containing membrane protein produces MTTSTISVPEVYQGQFGEFTIDQSDRNGVIIYRAGLMVAAVCFAVGSALVLFNNHPPVLQALTPLYTCFTLALGVSLLTIHIYLAPLHRLLQAFWLIGSIAALAIAHFDDQPFAVTVYNQPLTILGVGFTFAALTGIYFKEAFCFHRLETKILTVTVPLLLLGHLLGILPTQWEQVLLGIWAIFFLVFAVRKAVQAIPPDIGDKSVFTYLKEKRMTQV; encoded by the coding sequence ATGACTACATCAACAATATCTGTTCCAGAAGTTTATCAAGGTCAGTTTGGGGAGTTTACTATTGATCAGAGCGATCGCAATGGTGTGATTATCTATCGTGCTGGCTTAATGGTAGCGGCTGTTTGCTTTGCTGTGGGCAGCGCTTTAGTCTTATTCAACAATCATCCCCCTGTATTACAAGCACTGACACCTTTATATACTTGCTTCACTTTAGCCTTGGGTGTAAGTTTGCTGACTATTCATATTTACCTCGCACCGTTGCATAGACTATTGCAGGCGTTTTGGTTGATTGGTAGCATTGCTGCATTAGCGATCGCTCATTTTGATGATCAACCTTTTGCTGTTACTGTCTACAACCAACCCTTAACTATTTTGGGTGTTGGTTTTACTTTCGCGGCTTTAACAGGCATCTATTTTAAAGAAGCTTTTTGTTTTCATCGTCTAGAAACTAAAATATTGACCGTAACTGTACCCCTTTTGTTGTTGGGTCATTTGCTAGGAATTTTACCAACTCAATGGGAACAAGTTCTGTTAGGCATTTGGGCAATTTTCTTTCTAGTGTTTGCCGTGCGTAAAGCGGTGCAAGCTATTCCTCCTGATATTGGAGATAAATCTGTGTTTACCTATCTCAAAGAAAAACGCATGACTCAAGTATAA
- a CDS encoding S-adenosyl-l-methionine hydroxide adenosyltransferase family protein — MMSFISKKLSNQQILTLLSDFGDRDVYAAVMKGVIWQINPHVQVVDLTHQIPPQNLAAARFCLLNAYPYFPEGTIHVAIVDPGVGSTRRAIAVEFAHGLLVGPDNGIFSGVLAQTPAIAAVELTNSQYWRIPKPSNTFHGRDIFAPVGAHLASGVPLQQLGEEIDTTALVQIDIQHCRQTTTGAIGCIQYIDYFGNLVSNIPGSYVQDKKWYVKINGLIIPGCDTYSNVQPGEATALIGSHGWIEIAINSGNAHTQLQLDLQDTLEVISEC, encoded by the coding sequence ATGATGAGTTTTATCTCAAAAAAGTTATCAAATCAGCAAATTCTGACTTTATTGAGCGATTTTGGCGATCGCGATGTCTATGCTGCTGTGATGAAAGGAGTAATTTGGCAGATTAATCCTCATGTGCAGGTGGTAGACTTAACCCATCAGATACCACCGCAAAATCTTGCTGCTGCTAGGTTTTGTTTGCTAAATGCCTATCCTTACTTCCCAGAGGGAACTATACACGTGGCAATAGTAGATCCAGGTGTGGGTAGCACAAGACGAGCGATCGCAGTAGAATTTGCTCATGGGTTGCTAGTGGGGCCAGATAACGGTATCTTTAGTGGTGTATTAGCCCAAACTCCAGCAATTGCTGCCGTCGAACTGACTAATTCCCAATATTGGCGAATCCCCAAACCTAGCAATACTTTTCACGGTAGAGATATTTTTGCACCAGTCGGCGCTCATCTTGCTAGTGGTGTCCCTCTCCAACAGCTAGGAGAAGAAATCGACACCACAGCCTTAGTACAGATAGATATTCAGCATTGTAGGCAAACAACAACTGGTGCAATTGGTTGTATTCAATATATAGATTACTTTGGTAACTTGGTCAGCAATATTCCCGGTAGTTACGTCCAGGACAAAAAATGGTATGTAAAAATTAATGGTTTGATCATTCCAGGATGTGACACCTATAGTAATGTCCAACCTGGAGAAGCCACAGCTTTAATTGGCAGTCATGGCTGGATAGAAATTGCCATCAATAGCGGTAACGCACACACACAGTTACAACTCGACTTACAAGATACCCTAGAAGTAATTAGTGAGTGCTGA